One stretch of Corynebacterium callunae DSM 20147 DNA includes these proteins:
- a CDS encoding mechanosensitive ion channel family protein produces MIISRANSGSDVNLVEDVSSWWDDPTTKEWLIDKPISIAVTIMVALIAHWILRKLITKAVERGANRMGEQEKPKKPSLIRTPFGKSSSQTEEIPLDVQVLRRSQEQRRQARIRTLGAVGKSAVAIFVWTWAVLAILSTIGVNVAPLIASAGVAGVALGFGAQSLVKDFLSGIFMLIEDQYGVGDTIDVGDGIVGEVEDISMRMTTLRDMDGTVWYIRNGEILRVGNFSDEYAIARFEVPVGLSNDTEKAWAVIEKSFQEAVKMPTVKNSILEEPEMKGISAFEPDHMTFRGVVKTLPGFQWEVQRHVYAKVLSDMQREGITTPYPNGIGALSPRQLEAKRSGEKA; encoded by the coding sequence ATGATTATTTCTCGTGCTAACTCAGGGTCAGATGTCAATCTTGTCGAAGATGTCTCGAGCTGGTGGGACGACCCCACCACTAAGGAATGGCTCATCGACAAACCAATTTCTATTGCAGTCACAATTATGGTGGCGCTTATTGCTCATTGGATTTTGCGCAAGCTTATTACCAAGGCAGTAGAACGCGGCGCCAATAGAATGGGTGAGCAAGAGAAGCCGAAAAAGCCTTCTCTCATTAGGACTCCCTTTGGAAAATCTTCTTCCCAAACTGAAGAGATTCCACTTGATGTGCAGGTTTTGCGTCGTTCGCAGGAACAACGCCGCCAAGCACGTATCCGCACCCTAGGTGCGGTGGGTAAATCAGCTGTCGCAATCTTTGTCTGGACTTGGGCGGTACTGGCCATTTTGTCCACCATTGGGGTGAATGTGGCTCCACTTATCGCCTCTGCCGGCGTGGCTGGTGTTGCTCTTGGTTTTGGTGCACAATCCCTGGTCAAGGACTTCCTCAGCGGTATTTTCATGCTGATTGAAGATCAATATGGCGTGGGTGACACCATCGATGTTGGAGATGGAATTGTCGGAGAAGTAGAAGATATCAGCATGCGTATGACTACTCTGCGCGATATGGATGGCACCGTGTGGTACATCCGTAATGGAGAGATTCTGCGCGTAGGTAACTTCTCTGATGAATACGCCATCGCCCGATTTGAAGTTCCTGTTGGACTATCCAATGACACTGAGAAGGCCTGGGCAGTTATTGAAAAGTCCTTCCAGGAGGCGGTAAAGATGCCAACTGTTAAGAACTCCATCTTGGAAGAACCAGAGATGAAGGGTATCTCCGCCTTTGAGCCAGACCATATGACCTTCCGAGGTGTGGTGAAGACCTTGCCTGGTTTCCAATGGGAGGTACAGCGCCACGTGTATGCCAAGGTTCTTAGCGATATGCAACGCGAGGGAATCACCACTCCATATCCCAATGGAATCGGTGCACTTTCACCCAGGCAGCTCGAGGCGAAACGTTCGGGAGAAAAGGCCTAG
- a CDS encoding globin, producing the protein MTVPENFYDAVGGEETFSLIVHRFYEQVRTDDILGPMYPPDDWEGAEQRLKMFLAQYWGGPSDYSEQRGHPRLRMRHAHFPIGVTAAQRWLELMDKAMQDVDITPEQHEAIWDHMLRVADMLINSNPDPHEKR; encoded by the coding sequence ATGACAGTCCCCGAGAATTTTTATGATGCAGTGGGCGGTGAGGAGACTTTCTCCCTCATCGTCCACCGTTTTTATGAGCAGGTCCGCACCGATGACATCCTTGGTCCCATGTATCCCCCAGATGATTGGGAGGGTGCGGAGCAGCGCCTTAAGATGTTCCTCGCTCAGTATTGGGGTGGACCTAGCGATTACTCGGAACAACGTGGCCACCCGCGTCTACGCATGCGCCATGCTCACTTCCCCATCGGCGTTACTGCGGCACAGCGCTGGCTGGAACTCATGGATAAGGCCATGCAGGATGTGGATATCACTCCGGAGCAGCATGAAGCCATTTGGGATCATATGCTGCGGGTAGCCGATATGTTGATTAACTCCAATCCGGATCCCCACGAAAAGCGCTAA
- the chrA gene encoding chromate efflux transporter, which produces MPKVLEVLKSFSLLGFTAFGGPTAHLGYFRTEFVERKKWLDDKQYSEIVAISQLLPGPGSSQVGLALGYQRAGFVGMAAAWFGFTLPSVVLMTAFALLFDASNAGWTLGLLAAAVAVVFHAVSGMARTMADTPLSATIAVFSGIAVLAIPSAFTHLGVILAAGVIGIFAFKKLVDETPPAAPLRAIPAWAGIGALIIFFLGLIAAIAAGGFYPAFYQAGSTVFGGGHVVLPLLEKLVVATGWIPENEFLAGYSAAQAVPGPMFTFASYLGAVNGGVLGALYATLLIFIPGALLTIAGLYFWGRWREAPLLQAAIQGVNAGVVGLLGAALYDPVFTHGITGVASLAIAAMCWLGLAKWKIPPWAIALGAALAGWVLL; this is translated from the coding sequence GTGCCCAAAGTTTTAGAAGTTTTAAAAAGTTTTAGTTTGTTGGGGTTCACTGCCTTTGGTGGCCCCACTGCCCACTTAGGATATTTCCGAACCGAATTTGTTGAGCGTAAGAAGTGGCTCGACGATAAACAATATTCCGAAATTGTTGCCATTAGTCAGCTCCTCCCCGGACCTGGATCCTCGCAGGTCGGACTAGCGCTGGGTTATCAGCGCGCCGGTTTTGTTGGCATGGCCGCTGCTTGGTTCGGCTTCACGTTGCCGTCCGTTGTGCTGATGACAGCATTTGCGCTACTCTTCGACGCCAGCAATGCGGGTTGGACACTCGGCCTGCTCGCCGCAGCGGTCGCAGTAGTCTTTCACGCGGTTTCTGGCATGGCACGCACGATGGCTGACACTCCTCTAAGCGCCACCATCGCGGTATTTTCCGGCATCGCCGTGCTCGCAATCCCCTCTGCTTTTACCCACCTCGGCGTAATTTTGGCAGCCGGGGTTATTGGTATCTTTGCCTTCAAAAAGCTTGTCGACGAAACCCCGCCTGCCGCGCCCCTGCGCGCTATTCCAGCGTGGGCTGGAATCGGCGCGCTAATCATCTTCTTCTTGGGTCTTATTGCTGCCATTGCAGCTGGTGGTTTTTATCCCGCCTTTTATCAAGCCGGATCCACCGTTTTTGGTGGTGGCCACGTGGTTTTGCCATTGCTAGAAAAACTAGTGGTGGCAACTGGATGGATTCCAGAAAATGAATTCCTTGCAGGTTATTCTGCCGCGCAGGCTGTCCCGGGGCCGATGTTTACCTTTGCCTCTTACCTCGGTGCCGTCAATGGTGGAGTGCTTGGTGCACTTTATGCCACCTTGTTGATCTTTATTCCCGGCGCGTTGTTGACCATTGCGGGACTGTATTTCTGGGGACGCTGGCGGGAAGCTCCCTTACTACAAGCTGCCATTCAGGGCGTTAATGCTGGTGTAGTTGGCCTTTTGGGAGCAGCGCTTTATGATCCGGTGTTTACACACGGTATCACTGGGGTGGCATCACTGGCGATTGCAGCAATGTGCTGGTTGGGTCTTGCAAAATGGAAAATCCCACCCTGGGCAATCGCACTTGGTGCTGCGCTTGCCGGGTGGGTGCTGCTTTAA
- a CDS encoding acyl-CoA thioesterase encodes MAVTEENTQKNFHVTEVDLRWSDFDRFGHVNNAAYIEIAQEARLIFAEDQFRERGYEIPAAFVRHLEVDYLRAILPDTTKVIVETQVTKLGNTSFRTRQEVKDRNGRVCCVVECVQVTVNIQTAAPRSISKVERKVLTAVASSEVQAQEALEN; translated from the coding sequence ATGGCAGTCACTGAGGAAAACACCCAAAAGAACTTCCACGTCACGGAGGTTGATCTCCGTTGGTCCGATTTCGACCGTTTCGGACACGTAAACAACGCTGCTTATATCGAAATCGCTCAAGAAGCTCGTCTTATTTTTGCCGAGGATCAATTCCGTGAGCGCGGTTATGAAATCCCCGCAGCTTTTGTGCGCCACTTGGAAGTGGATTATTTGCGCGCAATTTTGCCTGATACCACCAAGGTGATTGTGGAAACCCAGGTCACCAAGCTGGGCAATACTTCCTTCAGAACCCGCCAGGAAGTTAAAGACCGTAATGGTCGAGTTTGCTGCGTTGTTGAGTGTGTGCAGGTCACCGTTAATATCCAGACCGCCGCACCACGTTCCATCAGCAAGGTTGAGCGCAAGGTACTTACTGCCGTTGCAAGCAGCGAAGTCCAGGCCCAGGAAGCTCTGGAAAACTAG
- the ettA gene encoding energy-dependent translational throttle protein EttA, with translation MGEFIYTMKNVRKAIGDKVILDNVYMSFYPGAKIGVVGPNGAGKSSILKIMAGIDQPSNGEAFLDPGATVGILLQEPPLNEEKTVRQNVEEGLGEIFEKKQRFEAIAEEMATNYTDELMEEMGVLQEALDAADAWEIDSKIEQALDALRCPPGDEAVTHLSGGERRRVALAKLLLSEPDLLLLDEPTNHLDAESVLWLEKHLADYKGAVLAVTHDRYFLDHVAQWICEVDRGQLHPYEGNYSTYLEKKADRLEVAGKKDQKLQKRLKEELAWVRSGAKARQAKNKARLSRYEEMAAEAEKYRKLDFEEIQIPTPPRLGNKVVEVKDLEKGFDGRTLIKDLSFTLPRNGIVGVIGPNGVGKSTLFKTIVGLEKPDAGTVEIGETVQLSYVDQGRENIDPEKTVWEVVSDGLDYIIVGQNEMPSRAYLSAFGFKGADQQKPSKVLSGGERNRLNLALTLKQGGNLILLDEPTNDLDVETLGSLENALQNFPGCAVVISHDRWFLDRTCTHILAWEGNVVEGQWYWFEGNFEDYEKNKVERLGADAARPSRVTHRKLTR, from the coding sequence TTGGGCGAGTTCATCTACACGATGAAGAACGTGCGTAAGGCAATCGGTGACAAGGTCATCTTGGACAATGTCTACATGTCCTTCTACCCAGGTGCCAAGATCGGTGTCGTTGGTCCTAACGGCGCTGGTAAGTCATCAATTCTGAAGATCATGGCCGGCATCGACCAGCCATCTAATGGTGAAGCATTCCTCGATCCAGGCGCAACTGTTGGCATCTTGCTGCAGGAACCACCGCTGAACGAGGAAAAGACTGTTCGCCAGAACGTTGAAGAAGGTCTCGGCGAGATCTTCGAAAAGAAGCAACGCTTCGAAGCCATTGCAGAAGAAATGGCTACCAACTACACCGATGAGCTCATGGAAGAAATGGGTGTCCTTCAGGAAGCCCTCGACGCCGCAGATGCTTGGGAAATTGATTCCAAGATCGAACAAGCTCTTGACGCACTGCGTTGTCCTCCAGGCGATGAGGCCGTAACCCACCTTTCCGGTGGTGAGCGTCGCCGCGTGGCTTTGGCAAAGCTCTTGCTTTCCGAGCCTGACCTGCTGCTGCTCGATGAGCCTACTAACCACTTGGACGCGGAGTCCGTGCTGTGGTTGGAAAAGCACTTGGCTGATTACAAGGGCGCTGTCCTTGCCGTCACACACGACCGTTACTTCCTTGATCACGTTGCACAGTGGATCTGTGAAGTTGACCGCGGTCAGCTGCACCCATACGAGGGCAACTACTCCACCTACCTGGAGAAGAAGGCTGATCGTTTGGAAGTTGCCGGCAAGAAGGATCAGAAGCTGCAAAAGCGTCTGAAGGAAGAACTCGCTTGGGTTCGTTCCGGTGCTAAGGCACGCCAGGCTAAGAACAAGGCTCGTCTGTCCCGTTATGAGGAGATGGCTGCGGAAGCTGAGAAGTACCGCAAACTCGACTTCGAAGAAATCCAGATCCCAACTCCTCCACGCCTGGGTAACAAGGTTGTAGAGGTTAAGGACCTGGAGAAGGGCTTCGACGGACGCACCCTGATCAAGGATCTTTCCTTCACCCTGCCTCGTAACGGCATCGTGGGTGTTATCGGCCCTAACGGTGTGGGTAAGTCCACCCTGTTTAAGACCATTGTTGGCCTTGAAAAGCCAGACGCAGGCACCGTGGAAATCGGAGAGACTGTACAGCTGTCCTACGTTGACCAGGGCCGTGAAAACATTGATCCTGAAAAGACTGTTTGGGAAGTTGTTTCCGATGGTCTTGACTACATCATCGTTGGCCAAAATGAAATGCCATCTCGTGCATACCTTTCTGCCTTTGGCTTTAAGGGCGCAGATCAGCAAAAGCCTTCCAAGGTTCTGTCCGGTGGTGAGCGTAACCGCCTCAACCTGGCATTGACCTTGAAGCAGGGCGGAAACCTGATCCTGCTCGATGAGCCTACAAACGACCTTGATGTCGAAACCCTGGGCTCTTTGGAAAATGCACTGCAAAACTTCCCAGGCTGCGCCGTGGTCATTTCCCACGACCGTTGGTTCCTGGACCGCACCTGTACCCACATCTTGGCGTGGGAAGGCAACGTTGTCGAAGGCCAGTGGTACTGGTTCGAAGGCAACTTCGAAGATTATGAGAAGAACAAGGTTGAGCGCCTTGGTGCTGACGCAGCTCGTCCATCCCGAGTGACGCACCGTAAGCTGACGCGCTAA
- a CDS encoding single-stranded DNA-binding protein, whose translation MINSPITIVGRVCSDPLYIGKKDNSDGVLKLRIASSRSYRQGEKWHNTDQLYINVEAWGRLGINAHQSLTTGVSVIIQGMLYTNEWAVTEGDSDKLNKRQEVRMRALSIGIDLNTYRVGFVDSRPRLENVPDGVTIPEDTSSHYPNPEARHFNNSEDNGTEEGAAVGEESQLVSVGASEHTEE comes from the coding sequence ATGATTAACTCACCAATTACCATCGTCGGCCGAGTTTGCAGCGACCCGCTTTATATTGGAAAGAAAGACAATAGTGACGGAGTGCTAAAGCTGCGTATTGCTTCTTCACGCTCCTACCGCCAGGGCGAAAAGTGGCATAACACTGATCAGCTCTATATCAATGTAGAGGCATGGGGTCGCCTTGGAATTAACGCGCACCAATCTTTGACCACTGGAGTATCAGTGATTATTCAAGGAATGCTTTATACCAATGAATGGGCTGTAACTGAGGGGGATTCAGACAAGCTCAATAAGCGCCAAGAGGTGCGGATGCGAGCATTGTCTATTGGCATTGATCTTAATACTTATCGTGTGGGATTTGTTGATTCTCGTCCGCGACTAGAAAACGTCCCCGATGGAGTAACCATTCCTGAAGATACGTCATCTCATTATCCAAACCCAGAAGCGCGGCATTTTAATAACAGCGAAGACAATGGCACCGAGGAAGGAGCAGCAGTGGGGGAGGAAAGTCAGCTAGTAAGCGTTGGAGCTAGCGAGCACACCGAAGAATAG
- a CDS encoding cytochrome c oxidase assembly protein yields the protein MDEQVIAEGAMPNSVDNRAKTGENKKSRVRNTWPLYLLFALVAGLVGAILAWGFLSESLSALGIADPGPVTTAGLPFLRAVGWIVASLSVGSFLASTFFIAPRTVDGKNNLQKALLSVDGALASRTGALAAICFGLIAIVMIPLVMSDLSGQPFSSAIQPQNWSIAFEQVATAKAWGWVAVFAFTTGIIGLFVRSWIMQPVLLFGAFVMIIPLGLEGHSASGGDHDFGTNSLLWHLLLMLVWVGGLMALIAHCRRLGPDLDIAVKRYSALATFSIAGMAISGVVNALLRVDFEDLFSTNYGLLVVAKTVGVILLGVVGLAHRRISIPQLPGNPQVFARIAIGEVLIMAAILGIAISMGRTPPPTPDTPDLSVMALEIGYALNIEPTMTNVFTMWRFDLMLGTVAILLFLFYMHGLRVLRRKAKPWNHLRTFWWVLGCATLGVTVSSGIGMYMPATFSMHMVAHMLLSMVVPVFLVLGAPLSLIMEAVEPGEPGRPGWHEWAAVLADNPILKFLMHPAVNTIQFIIIFYALYLTPLYEVMVSEHAGHLIMNFVFVFSGYIYYWEMIGPDPKPEERTHVSRLAWLSFSMPFHLFFGVYLMQLKVILAEDFYTRLDLPWAVDLAHDQLVGGGIAWASGSFPLIIVFGYLFRGWLREERNNEKNYEKRARETNFEDAEEYNKMLARMSQGHDLHSDYYNETFESKDPKDKE from the coding sequence ATGGATGAGCAAGTAATTGCCGAAGGCGCTATGCCTAATAGTGTCGATAATCGTGCCAAAACAGGGGAAAACAAAAAGAGTAGGGTCCGAAATACGTGGCCTCTTTATCTTCTTTTTGCCCTTGTCGCGGGACTTGTTGGAGCGATTTTGGCCTGGGGGTTCTTATCTGAATCTCTTTCAGCGCTAGGAATTGCCGATCCCGGCCCAGTCACTACTGCTGGCTTACCTTTCTTAAGAGCCGTTGGTTGGATCGTGGCCTCGCTTTCGGTGGGGAGCTTCTTAGCCTCCACCTTCTTTATTGCGCCACGCACTGTTGATGGAAAAAACAACCTGCAAAAGGCACTTCTCTCAGTAGATGGAGCTCTCGCTAGCCGCACCGGAGCTCTCGCAGCTATTTGTTTTGGACTTATTGCGATCGTGATGATCCCGCTGGTGATGTCAGATCTTTCTGGTCAACCTTTTAGCTCAGCAATTCAGCCACAAAATTGGTCAATAGCATTTGAACAAGTGGCTACTGCCAAGGCTTGGGGGTGGGTAGCAGTTTTTGCCTTTACTACCGGTATTATTGGTCTTTTTGTGCGGAGCTGGATTATGCAACCGGTTTTGCTTTTTGGTGCTTTTGTAATGATTATTCCGCTTGGTTTGGAAGGTCACTCAGCATCAGGTGGTGACCATGATTTTGGTACCAACTCTTTGCTCTGGCACTTGCTTCTTATGCTGGTGTGGGTAGGTGGTCTCATGGCACTAATTGCACATTGCCGCAGACTGGGCCCAGATTTGGATATTGCGGTAAAGCGCTATTCAGCACTAGCAACTTTCAGTATTGCCGGCATGGCGATTTCTGGTGTTGTTAATGCTTTGCTGCGGGTGGATTTCGAGGATTTGTTCTCCACAAACTATGGCTTATTAGTGGTGGCAAAAACCGTCGGTGTGATTTTATTGGGCGTTGTCGGTTTGGCGCATAGGCGAATTTCCATTCCACAGCTACCTGGAAATCCCCAAGTTTTTGCGCGCATTGCTATCGGCGAAGTCCTCATTATGGCAGCCATTTTGGGCATCGCTATTTCTATGGGTCGTACCCCACCGCCAACCCCTGACACGCCAGATCTTTCTGTGATGGCTCTTGAAATTGGCTATGCCTTAAATATTGAACCCACCATGACAAATGTCTTTACCATGTGGCGTTTTGATTTGATGCTGGGCACTGTGGCTATCTTGCTTTTCCTTTTCTATATGCACGGGCTGCGAGTTTTGCGTCGTAAAGCAAAGCCGTGGAACCACCTACGCACCTTCTGGTGGGTGCTCGGCTGTGCCACCCTGGGGGTCACCGTTTCTTCCGGAATCGGCATGTATATGCCGGCGACTTTCTCCATGCACATGGTGGCGCACATGCTGTTGTCCATGGTTGTGCCGGTATTTTTGGTGCTGGGCGCGCCTTTGAGCTTGATTATGGAAGCAGTTGAGCCGGGCGAACCTGGCCGTCCAGGCTGGCATGAATGGGCTGCAGTCCTGGCTGATAACCCAATTTTGAAGTTCCTTATGCACCCAGCAGTGAACACGATTCAGTTCATCATTATTTTTTATGCGCTGTACCTCACCCCGCTTTATGAGGTCATGGTGTCTGAGCATGCTGGTCACTTGATCATGAACTTTGTGTTTGTGTTCTCGGGATACATTTATTACTGGGAAATGATCGGTCCTGATCCAAAGCCGGAGGAACGCACACACGTTTCGCGGCTGGCGTGGCTGAGCTTCTCTATGCCTTTCCACCTCTTCTTTGGCGTTTACCTCATGCAGCTCAAGGTCATTTTGGCGGAAGATTTTTATACTCGTCTTGACCTCCCTTGGGCGGTTGATTTGGCTCATGACCAGCTGGTTGGTGGTGGCATCGCATGGGCTTCTGGTTCCTTCCCGCTGATTATTGTTTTTGGATACCTCTTCCGTGGTTGGTTGCGCGAAGAGCGAAACAATGAAAAGAACTATGAAAAGCGCGCCCGCGAAACAAATTTTGAGGACGCTGAGGAATACAACAAGATGCTGGCGCGGATGAGCCAGGGCCACGATCTGCACTCGGATTATTACAACGAAACTTTCGAGTCCAAGGACCCTAAAGACAAAGAATAA
- the musI gene encoding ABC transport system MusEFGK2I component MusI, producing MNRILGPESKFYAALSLFADLVIVNVLLVITCFPVFTGGMSLRTAHAVTGQMVREEGSRRGSAFVRGLLTRPGVNTAWWLISLAVAALAAYEFAIIAKADLGSMGLILRAALISGLIVLGSVSVWFFHLDAPGLGFRQRITQAMMKAVGHLPRTLLAILPGIVLVLYPVFFPAQWGGYLFFLAVLGPALAVYLAELVLQWPELNSQTPDSPSA from the coding sequence ATGAATCGCATACTCGGCCCCGAATCGAAGTTCTATGCTGCTCTGAGCCTCTTCGCTGACCTAGTCATCGTGAATGTTCTCTTGGTGATAACGTGCTTTCCCGTATTCACCGGGGGAATGTCCTTGCGCACCGCCCACGCGGTGACCGGCCAGATGGTCCGCGAGGAAGGTTCTCGCCGCGGCTCGGCCTTCGTTCGGGGCCTTTTGACGCGTCCCGGGGTCAACACCGCATGGTGGCTCATTTCCCTCGCCGTCGCCGCCTTAGCCGCGTATGAATTCGCTATCATTGCCAAGGCAGATCTGGGTTCAATGGGCCTGATACTGCGCGCAGCCTTGATCTCGGGGCTTATCGTATTGGGCTCTGTCAGCGTATGGTTCTTCCATCTCGATGCACCGGGGCTCGGCTTCCGCCAAAGAATCACACAGGCCATGATGAAGGCGGTAGGGCACCTACCGCGTACTCTTTTGGCAATATTGCCTGGCATAGTGCTTGTTTTGTACCCCGTCTTTTTCCCAGCGCAGTGGGGAGGCTACCTGTTCTTCCTCGCAGTGCTCGGCCCGGCTCTCGCGGTCTATCTCGCCGAGCTAGTGCTGCAGTGGCCCGAACTCAATTCGCAAACGCCCGATAGCCCCTCTGCATAA
- a CDS encoding carbohydrate ABC transporter permease, translating into MTTSTSAQAAPASKKKDHQLPSDNKTHMSGSAKFVVYAILAFFTIVFLGPILFIFINSFKSKFAISSDPFSLPIGEIWVGFENFMVGLTKQGFLEATLWSFIITILSVIVIVFFSAMTAYYITRVKTWWTNLLYYLFVVSMIIPFQMVMFPTVKIADMLHLNNPIGIVVLYLGFGSGLSVFMFAGFVKSIPLDVEEAAMIDGCGPLQNYFRVVWPMLKPTAITVAILNAMWVWNDYLLPYLVIGLSTRYKTIPVVIQSFVGSNGNRDMGAMMAMLVLAIIPIVIFYFSTQRHIIEGVAAGAVKG; encoded by the coding sequence ATGACTACCAGCACTTCAGCGCAGGCTGCTCCGGCCTCGAAGAAGAAGGATCACCAGCTTCCCTCGGATAATAAGACCCACATGTCTGGCAGCGCCAAGTTCGTGGTCTACGCCATTCTGGCGTTCTTCACCATCGTCTTCTTGGGGCCGATCCTCTTCATCTTCATCAACTCCTTTAAGTCCAAGTTCGCCATCTCCTCCGATCCTTTCTCCCTTCCCATCGGTGAAATCTGGGTCGGCTTCGAGAACTTCATGGTGGGCTTGACCAAGCAGGGCTTCTTGGAGGCCACATTGTGGTCCTTCATCATCACGATCCTCTCCGTCATCGTCATCGTGTTCTTCTCCGCGATGACCGCCTACTACATCACGCGCGTCAAGACCTGGTGGACAAACCTTCTGTACTACCTCTTCGTGGTCTCCATGATCATCCCCTTCCAGATGGTCATGTTCCCGACGGTCAAGATTGCAGACATGCTCCACCTCAACAACCCGATCGGCATCGTGGTGCTCTACCTCGGTTTCGGTTCCGGTCTGTCGGTGTTCATGTTTGCGGGCTTCGTCAAGTCCATTCCTCTGGATGTTGAGGAAGCTGCGATGATCGACGGCTGTGGTCCGCTCCAGAACTACTTCCGGGTAGTCTGGCCTATGCTCAAGCCAACTGCCATCACCGTGGCCATTCTCAATGCCATGTGGGTGTGGAACGACTACCTGCTGCCATACTTGGTCATTGGCCTGTCCACGCGATACAAGACCATCCCGGTGGTCATCCAATCCTTCGTTGGCTCCAACGGTAACCGCGATATGGGTGCCATGATGGCCATGCTGGTCTTGGCCATCATCCCCATCGTCATCTTCTACTTCTCCACGCAGAGGCACATCATCGAAGGTGTGGCTGCCGGTGCCGTGAAGGGTTAA
- a CDS encoding carbohydrate ABC transporter permease, with translation MQATLKKYFPVFVLPTLLAFMIAFLVPFIVGFFLSFTKFTTITNAKWVGIDNYVKAFSQREGFISAFGFTVLVVIVSVITVNFFAFLLAWLLTRKLRGTNFFRTVFFMPNLIGGIVLGYTWQTMINAVLSHYATTISADWKFGYAGLIMLLNWQLIGYMMIIYIAGLQNVAPELIEAAELDGVNKWEMLRHVTIPMVMPSITICLFLTLSNSFKLFDQNLALTNGAPGGQTEMVALNIINTLFNRMNVEGVGQAKAVIFVVVVVFIAYFQLRATRSKEIEA, from the coding sequence ATGCAAGCAACGCTGAAGAAGTACTTCCCAGTCTTTGTCTTGCCCACCCTTCTGGCATTCATGATTGCCTTCTTGGTGCCGTTCATCGTGGGTTTCTTCCTCTCCTTTACGAAGTTCACCACTATCACCAACGCCAAGTGGGTTGGCATAGACAACTACGTCAAAGCTTTCTCCCAACGCGAAGGTTTCATCTCAGCCTTCGGTTTCACCGTCCTCGTGGTCATCGTCTCCGTGATCACAGTCAACTTCTTCGCCTTCCTCTTGGCATGGTTGCTGACCCGCAAACTCCGCGGTACCAACTTTTTCCGCACAGTCTTCTTTATGCCGAACCTTATCGGCGGCATTGTGCTGGGTTATACCTGGCAGACCATGATCAACGCCGTGCTTTCGCACTATGCCACGACTATTAGCGCGGACTGGAAATTCGGCTACGCCGGCCTCATCATGCTACTTAACTGGCAGCTCATCGGCTACATGATGATCATTTACATCGCCGGCCTGCAAAACGTCGCACCAGAGCTCATTGAGGCTGCCGAACTCGACGGCGTCAACAAGTGGGAGATGCTGCGGCACGTCACTATTCCGATGGTCATGCCATCCATCACCATCTGCCTCTTTTTGACTTTGTCGAACTCCTTTAAGCTCTTCGACCAGAACCTGGCGCTGACCAACGGCGCTCCTGGCGGGCAAACTGAGATGGTGGCGCTCAACATCATCAACACGCTGTTTAACCGTATGAATGTCGAGGGCGTCGGTCAGGCCAAGGCCGTTATCTTCGTCGTCGTTGTGGTCTTCATCGCGTACTTCCAGCTGCGCGCGACCCGCTCCAAGGAAATCGAGGCTTAA